In one Paramormyrops kingsleyae isolate MSU_618 chromosome 18, PKINGS_0.4, whole genome shotgun sequence genomic region, the following are encoded:
- the LOC111842545 gene encoding methylosome subunit pICln-like isoform X1 — MAIEGRFSACCTSCQVFWRLLEKQTESPRSDLQKMVLLTNVAPPSEGIWHEEPETTVFLDGKGLGSGTLYVTETRLSWFDGSGMGFSLEYPSITLQVITHDLGVHPQEHLYLVVNSGMSDVSKKHSKTEEDDDEEGDGSSDSEHSSCPVSEIRFVPGNKASLKSMFSAMCECQALHPDSEDSDSDFEGDEYDVEEAELGQEHLLDIYEEGMAYLSLEGQDTVESLEEVPEKSPAQQLHVAGVRTESIPTGENKKDLGHPVERGEFADADVGHCTDPDLVIQTRPLQQKGSSKPQGN, encoded by the exons ATGGCAATTGAAG GAAGGTTTTCTGCTTGCTGCACAAGTTGCCAAGTATTCTGGCGACTTTTGGAGAAGCAAACGGAATCGCCCCGGTCAGATCTTCAAAAGATGGTGTTACTGACAAATGTTGCACCTCCGAGCGAAGGCATTTGGCATGAAGAACCCGAAACGACTGTGTTTTTGGACGGAAAGGGACTTGGATCTGGGACACTCTACGTAACAGAAAC TCGCCTGTCGTGGTTTGATGGGTCCGGAATGGGCTTCTCCCTCGAGTACCCGTCGATCACCTTGCAAGTCATCACGCACGACCTGGGCGTGCACCCGCAAGAGCACCTCTACTTGGTGGTGAACTCCGGAATGAGCG ATGTCTCTAAAAAGCACAGTAAAACtgaggaggatgatgatgaggaaGGTGATGGGAGCAGTGATAGTGAACACTCCTCCTGTCCCGTGTCAGAGATTCGTTTTGTGCCTGGTAATAAAGCTTCAC TGAAGTCCATGTTTTCTGCCATGTGCGAGTGTCAGGCTCTTCACCCCGACTCTGAGGATTCAGACTCAGACTTTGAAGGTGACGAATATGACGTGGAGGAAGCAG AGCTGGGCCAAGAACATCTGCTTGACATTTATGAAGAAGGCATGGCGTACCTGAGCCTCGAGGGTCAGGACACGGTAGAGTCCTTGGAGGAGGTGCCGGAGAAGTCTCCAGCACAACAATTGCACGTGGCTGGCGTTCGGACTGAGAGTATCCCTACAG GAGAAAACAAGAAAGACTTGGGCCACCCGGTGGAGAGAGGGGAGTTTGCAGATGCTGATGTTGGTCACTG cACAGATCCTGATCTTGTGATTCAGACCAGACCACTCCAGCAGAAGGGAAGTTCAAAGCCTCAAGGCAACTGA
- the LOC111842545 gene encoding methylosome subunit pICln-like isoform X2: MAIEGRFSACCTSCQVFWRLLEKQTESPRSDLQKMVLLTNVAPPSEGIWHEEPETTVFLDGKGLGSGTLYVTETRLSWFDGSGMGFSLEYPSITLQVITHDLGVHPQEHLYLVVNSGMSDVSKKHSKTEEDDDEEGDGSSDSEHSSCPVSEIRFVPGNKASLKSMFSAMCECQALHPDSEDSDSDFEGDEYDVEEAELGQEHLLDIYEEGMAYLSLEGQDTVESLEEVPEKSPAQQLHVAGVRTESIPTGENKKDLGHPVERGEFADADVGH; encoded by the exons ATGGCAATTGAAG GAAGGTTTTCTGCTTGCTGCACAAGTTGCCAAGTATTCTGGCGACTTTTGGAGAAGCAAACGGAATCGCCCCGGTCAGATCTTCAAAAGATGGTGTTACTGACAAATGTTGCACCTCCGAGCGAAGGCATTTGGCATGAAGAACCCGAAACGACTGTGTTTTTGGACGGAAAGGGACTTGGATCTGGGACACTCTACGTAACAGAAAC TCGCCTGTCGTGGTTTGATGGGTCCGGAATGGGCTTCTCCCTCGAGTACCCGTCGATCACCTTGCAAGTCATCACGCACGACCTGGGCGTGCACCCGCAAGAGCACCTCTACTTGGTGGTGAACTCCGGAATGAGCG ATGTCTCTAAAAAGCACAGTAAAACtgaggaggatgatgatgaggaaGGTGATGGGAGCAGTGATAGTGAACACTCCTCCTGTCCCGTGTCAGAGATTCGTTTTGTGCCTGGTAATAAAGCTTCAC TGAAGTCCATGTTTTCTGCCATGTGCGAGTGTCAGGCTCTTCACCCCGACTCTGAGGATTCAGACTCAGACTTTGAAGGTGACGAATATGACGTGGAGGAAGCAG AGCTGGGCCAAGAACATCTGCTTGACATTTATGAAGAAGGCATGGCGTACCTGAGCCTCGAGGGTCAGGACACGGTAGAGTCCTTGGAGGAGGTGCCGGAGAAGTCTCCAGCACAACAATTGCACGTGGCTGGCGTTCGGACTGAGAGTATCCCTACAG GAGAAAACAAGAAAGACTTGGGCCACCCGGTGGAGAGAGGGGAGTTTGCAGATGCTGATGTTGGTCACTG A